One segment of Spiroplasma cantharicola DNA contains the following:
- a CDS encoding lipoprotein, which yields MRKLLNLLGAVGLVATTSATVIACGQDLEKPEVTIEKVIEDFKEDVNQIVQEHIAEISKNFFLVDQENSLSFFNKEKFSSYMGSNSEKNADDSIRESIIKDFNNIIELNLLKYKIELLQKKEKYSTILDNINVFNGVTLSSNEKINLATKISTVTQDKIWFGTTKFSYSVSVNFKNKKGVIEEYKISDIDALISLTDNQQIGGEIQKMYSSISENFIKNEISKIYTENLILKNKTYLENVDEEILDYLNSNNYILNFINFVKSDFGVELKMSSNVAIKELVTTASYRSSTVKFDDQSELDFQKSFKDFLFEDGKKIEQFISSTQENFEKEMNSKIEENLNKINKNLWNDPSLEKSINSVFKMRMVKVKSMTYKIEENNYIDIPDIYLNLWQVKDKKVSRREEINQDIIKNIKSARESFIKTYGIEDKKIPNLDTYFFNYKGDSKIINKWINELNIVNKAEISEYVNLTHKELINDRNKFLKESKQDNFQFDIWTHLDGGLLYKPLIKINNKKMDLGTHNSSISSFYYNVIFELDYFKISLETFKTTNNITLFVEA from the coding sequence ATGAGAAAACTTTTAAATTTATTAGGGGCAGTTGGACTAGTTGCAACAACTAGTGCAACTGTAATAGCTTGTGGACAAGATCTTGAAAAACCTGAAGTTACTATTGAAAAGGTTATAGAAGATTTTAAAGAGGATGTAAATCAAATAGTTCAAGAACATATTGCTGAAATAAGTAAAAATTTTTTTCTTGTAGATCAAGAAAATTCATTGTCTTTTTTTAATAAAGAAAAATTTTCAAGTTATATGGGATCAAATTCTGAAAAAAATGCTGATGACTCTATAAGAGAAAGCATTATTAAAGATTTTAATAATATAATTGAGTTAAATTTATTGAAATATAAAATTGAACTTTTGCAAAAAAAAGAGAAATATTCAACAATATTAGATAACATAAACGTTTTTAATGGAGTGACTTTAAGTTCAAATGAAAAAATAAATTTAGCAACTAAAATTTCAACGGTCACTCAGGATAAAATATGATTTGGAACAACCAAATTTAGTTATTCAGTTTCAGTTAATTTTAAAAATAAAAAAGGAGTAATTGAGGAGTATAAAATATCAGATATTGATGCTTTAATTTCTTTAACTGATAATCAACAGATAGGTGGAGAAATTCAAAAAATGTATTCTAGTATATCAGAAAATTTTATTAAAAATGAAATAAGTAAGATTTATACGGAAAATCTAATTTTGAAGAATAAAACATATTTAGAAAATGTTGATGAAGAGATACTAGATTACTTAAATAGTAATAATTATATATTGAATTTTATTAATTTTGTCAAATCAGATTTTGGTGTTGAATTAAAAATGTCTAGTAATGTTGCTATTAAAGAGTTAGTAACAACTGCTTCTTATAGAAGCAGTACAGTTAAGTTTGATGATCAGTCAGAATTAGACTTTCAAAAAAGTTTTAAAGATTTTTTATTTGAGGATGGAAAAAAAATTGAGCAATTTATTTCTTCTACTCAGGAAAATTTTGAAAAAGAAATGAATAGTAAAATTGAGGAAAATTTAAATAAAATTAATAAAAATTTATGAAATGATCCAAGCTTAGAAAAATCAATTAATTCAGTATTTAAAATGAGAATGGTTAAAGTAAAAAGTATGACTTATAAAATTGAAGAAAATAATTATATTGATATACCTGATATATATTTAAATTTATGACAGGTTAAGGATAAAAAAGTATCTCGAAGAGAAGAAATAAATCAAGATATAATAAAAAATATTAAATCAGCTAGAGAATCATTTATAAAAACATATGGAATTGAGGATAAAAAAATTCCTAATCTTGACACGTACTTTTTTAATTATAAAGGTGATTCAAAAATTATTAATAAATGAATTAATGAGTTAAATATTGTAAATAAAGCTGAAATAAGTGAATATGTAAATTTAACTCATAAAGAATTAATTAATGATAGAAATAAATTTTTAAAAGAATCTAAGCAAGATAATTTTCAATTTGATATATGAACACATCTGGATGGTGGTTTGCTGTATAAACCATTAATAAAAATTAATAATAAAAAAATGGATTTAGGTACACATAATTCTAGCATTTCATCATTTTACTATAATGTAATATTTGAACTTGATTACTTTAAGATTAGTTTGGAAACATTCAAAACTACAAATAATATTACATTGTTTGTTGAAGCATAA
- a CDS encoding adenine phosphoribosyltransferase, with protein sequence MDINKYILDVHNFPIEGVTFKDITPLLNDKDAFKYVIDKMVEYVKEKKATVIVAPEARGFLLASAVAYAANCRFVLVRKPGKLPRKVKDVEYVLEYGKGHIQMHVGDLKENDNVVIVDDVLATGGTMKAIVELVNQEKAKVGGIVFLADLSFLHEPDLFKEFDSKSLITY encoded by the coding sequence ATGGATATAAATAAATATATTCTAGATGTTCATAATTTCCCAATAGAGGGAGTTACTTTTAAAGATATTACTCCTTTATTAAATGATAAGGATGCATTTAAATATGTAATTGATAAAATGGTTGAATATGTAAAAGAGAAAAAAGCAACTGTTATAGTAGCTCCAGAAGCAAGAGGTTTTTTACTTGCTTCTGCAGTTGCATATGCTGCTAATTGCCGTTTTGTATTGGTAAGAAAACCAGGAAAATTACCAAGAAAAGTAAAAGATGTTGAATATGTTCTTGAATATGGTAAAGGTCATATTCAAATGCATGTTGGAGATTTAAAAGAAAATGATAATGTTGTTATTGTAGACGATGTATTAGCGACTGGTGGTACTATGAAAGCAATTGTTGAACTTGTTAATCAAGAAAAGGCAAAAGTTGGTGGAATAGTATTCTTAGCTGATTTATCATTTCTACATGAACCAGACTTATTTAAAGAGTTTGATTCAAAGAGCTTAATAACTTATTAG
- a CDS encoding RelA/SpoT family protein → MQSRASMSEQEFNFIECRDVEVLVSEMKKYIKNKKLIDEVKRAYFYAEEKHKNQKRKSGDPFIIHPLSTAYYLAQWRMGPKTIIAGLLHDVIEDTPVTFSEIEELYGVEVADIVEAVTKVSYFTKENREQMKANYLRKLFLSMIRDIRVIIVKIADRMHNLLTLQHMKPEKQKIIAKETLEIYSTIAHRIGMKNAKNLLEDYSFEYLNPKEFKRVKSLLEEDKSTRKEIIDEIIAEVNKKLKSGGISNAIIFGRSKTIYSIYRKLTQFGKSFSDIHDVLAVRIITEKQDDCYRILGWLHELFTPLSGRFKDYIATPKNNLYQSLHSTLASKDGVIFEAQIRTFEMDDIAENGAAAHWKYKEGEKNIDIAEKQKEIDLKVDMFTRLMDLEKLASEAAELDYEEESQKIDLSGEVVEEAFKSDYLAPMIYILTPDGNVVNLPFGSTVLDFAYKIHTEVGNKTIGAKINGVFSPYNSTLNSGEMVEIQTSKDTNPHEKWLRFVRTSTARRAIEDYLNAEKIKEEAKEQITNQKIIRNVKREVDRYIIAHNLKWQVKSIEEIQKKLNVLDYKNIDDFLLSVGNGDFSIPEAVEIVYVSKQELKDIEVINDMKTRKYKSAKGRDDLRINGIEKVNCTLAQCCYPVPIEPVTSFMSKTKGIQVHRSDCLNITNIKRVKNLLETEWIEAKTVDRHYNAKIRMTTYDRPGILLDIINVFNAQRVNLNEVKVISQEEDYSGKGSMIISVNSAEQLIVILKSLSEIPGVISVTRATSSENPMA, encoded by the coding sequence ATGCAGTCAAGAGCCTCAATGAGCGAACAAGAATTTAATTTTATTGAATGTCGTGATGTCGAAGTTCTTGTTTCAGAAATGAAAAAATATATTAAAAATAAAAAGCTAATTGATGAAGTTAAAAGAGCATACTTTTATGCTGAAGAAAAACACAAAAATCAAAAAAGAAAAAGTGGAGATCCCTTTATAATTCATCCACTTTCAACTGCATATTATTTAGCACAATGAAGAATGGGGCCTAAAACTATTATTGCAGGTCTTTTACACGATGTAATTGAAGATACACCAGTTACTTTTTCAGAAATTGAAGAATTATATGGTGTTGAAGTTGCAGATATTGTTGAAGCTGTAACTAAAGTAAGTTATTTTACTAAAGAAAATCGTGAGCAGATGAAGGCTAATTATTTAAGAAAATTATTCTTGTCAATGATTAGAGATATTAGAGTTATTATTGTAAAAATTGCTGACCGTATGCATAATTTACTAACTCTTCAACATATGAAACCAGAAAAGCAAAAAATTATTGCTAAAGAAACATTAGAAATTTATTCAACAATTGCTCACAGAATTGGTATGAAAAATGCTAAAAATCTTTTAGAAGACTACTCTTTTGAATATTTAAATCCAAAAGAATTTAAGAGAGTTAAAAGTCTTTTAGAAGAAGATAAAAGTACTAGAAAAGAAATTATTGACGAAATTATTGCTGAGGTTAATAAAAAATTAAAATCTGGTGGTATTTCTAATGCTATTATTTTTGGTCGTTCAAAAACAATTTATTCAATTTATAGAAAATTAACTCAATTCGGTAAATCATTTAGTGATATTCACGATGTTTTAGCAGTTAGAATTATTACAGAAAAGCAAGATGATTGTTATAGAATTCTTGGATGATTACATGAATTATTTACGCCATTATCGGGGAGATTTAAAGATTATATTGCAACTCCAAAAAATAACTTGTATCAATCATTGCACTCAACATTAGCAAGTAAGGATGGAGTTATTTTTGAAGCACAAATAAGAACCTTTGAAATGGATGATATTGCAGAAAATGGTGCTGCTGCCCATTGAAAATATAAAGAGGGTGAGAAAAATATTGATATTGCTGAAAAGCAAAAAGAAATTGATTTAAAAGTTGATATGTTTACAAGATTAATGGATTTAGAAAAATTAGCATCAGAAGCTGCAGAGTTAGATTACGAAGAAGAATCACAAAAAATTGACTTAAGTGGTGAAGTTGTTGAAGAAGCTTTTAAATCTGATTACTTAGCACCAATGATATATATTCTAACTCCTGATGGTAATGTTGTTAACTTACCATTTGGATCAACTGTTTTAGATTTTGCATATAAAATTCACACTGAAGTTGGAAATAAAACTATTGGAGCTAAAATTAATGGGGTATTTTCTCCATATAACTCAACTTTAAATTCAGGAGAAATGGTTGAAATTCAAACCTCAAAAGATACAAATCCTCATGAAAAATGATTGCGTTTTGTTAGAACTTCAACTGCTCGAAGAGCAATTGAAGATTATTTAAATGCTGAAAAAATAAAAGAAGAAGCTAAAGAACAAATTACCAATCAAAAAATTATTAGAAATGTTAAACGTGAAGTTGATCGTTATATTATTGCACATAATTTAAAATGACAAGTAAAATCAATTGAAGAAATTCAAAAAAAATTAAATGTCTTAGATTATAAAAATATTGATGATTTTTTATTATCTGTAGGAAACGGTGATTTTTCAATTCCTGAAGCAGTTGAAATTGTTTATGTTTCAAAACAAGAATTAAAAGACATTGAAGTAATTAATGATATGAAAACTAGAAAATATAAATCAGCTAAGGGAAGAGATGACTTAAGAATTAATGGAATTGAAAAAGTTAATTGTACTCTTGCACAATGTTGTTATCCAGTTCCAATTGAACCAGTTACTAGTTTTATGTCAAAAACAAAAGGAATTCAAGTTCACAGAAGTGATTGTTTAAATATTACCAATATTAAAAGAGTAAAGAACTTATTAGAAACAGAATGAATTGAAGCAAAAACAGTAGATAGACATTATAATGCAAAAATAAGAATGACAACTTATGATAGACCAGGAATCTTATTAGATATTATTAATGTCTTTAATGCTCAAAGAGTAAATTTAAATGAAGTTAAAGTAATTTCTCAAGAAGAAGATTATTCAGGAAAAGGAAGTATGATTATTAGTGTAAATAGCGCTGAACAACTTATTGTTATCTTAAAATCTCTTTCAGAAATTCCTGGTGTTATTTCAGTAACAAGAGCAACTTCTTCTGAAAATCCAATGGCTTAA